The DNA sequence TAATAAAAATTCCTCGTGTTTCGGTTCCAGTATCTGATCAGGAAAAAGCCAAAGAGCATTCCGCCCAAATGTGCAAAATGCGCAATGTTTGCCCCCATTCCTGTAATTCCGCTGAAAAGTTCGATGGCTCCATAACCCGCTACAAAATATTTGGCTTTGATTGGTATAGGCGGAAACAATAACATGAGTTCGGTATTGGGGAAAAGCATTCCGAAACCGAGCAAAATGCCAAATACAGCTCCTGAAGCACCAACTGTTGGTGTATTTAAGATCATATTTAATTTGCCAGCCGGGCCAACCCAATTTTGTCCTTGCTGTAACAATTCAGCCCCTTGGCTTAGCACCGCCTGAACGTCCTGAGGGTTCATTTTCGAAGCGTAGTATTGAAATTCCATGTAATTCACAAAGGTGTGAAGTGCTGCCGCCCCGAGTCCGGTTACAAAATAGTAGATGAAGAAACGTTTCGGACCCCACACGCTTTCCAGAACGCGGCCAAACATCCAAAGCGCGAACATGTTAAATGCCAGATGCATAAATCCGCCGTGCATGAACATGTGGGTAACCAATTGGTATGGTCTGAAATCGGGCGATTGAATGTAGTGTAATCCTAACGTATTGGTAAGGTCAATTCCCTTCATCTGAAGAATGTAGGTTGCCGCCAACATGAGTACATTGATAATGACCAGGTTTTT is a window from the Aquipluma nitroreducens genome containing:
- a CDS encoding rhomboid family intramembrane serine protease; translation: MQNFRPSINTIPPVVKNLVIINVLMLAATYILQMKGIDLTNTLGLHYIQSPDFRPYQLVTHMFMHGGFMHLAFNMFALWMFGRVLESVWGPKRFFIYYFVTGLGAAALHTFVNYMEFQYYASKMNPQDVQAVLSQGAELLQQGQNWVGPAGKLNMILNTPTVGASGAVFGILLGFGMLFPNTELMLLFPPIPIKAKYFVAGYGAIELFSGITGMGANIAHFAHLGGMLFGFFLIRYWNRNTRNFY